One region of Halomicrobium urmianum genomic DNA includes:
- the prf1 gene encoding peptide chain release factor aRF-1, whose protein sequence is MQTTEYELRDRIDQLINYRGEGTELITVAVPPDKSLHAVRERIDREYAQAANIKSDQTRTHVQDALGRIRRLLQAYEEPPPSGLVIYAGVVDGELQDAVFDDLDVPVDVSLYRCAAEFETAPVEQALTPSEVYGLVVLERGRAALGRLAGERIVSSRTFESQVMGKSRAGGQSAQRFERERDRQKHEFFEQVADAAEQTFLDEPTVDGVILGGTTITVDEFQQGDYLHHELRDHILGVYPIEYATKQGLSQLVERAEDVLSDAERRRERESLDRFFTALGQGGDVAYGADETRTALDYGAVDVLLVSDARPPAEIRELEEATTDQGGECLVVSTDTDRGAQFDTAFGGLGALLRFRIN, encoded by the coding sequence ATGCAGACCACCGAGTACGAACTCCGCGATCGAATCGACCAGCTCATAAACTACCGTGGCGAGGGCACCGAGCTCATCACCGTGGCCGTCCCGCCAGACAAATCGCTCCATGCGGTTCGTGAGCGCATTGACCGCGAATATGCACAGGCTGCGAACATCAAATCCGATCAGACACGAACTCACGTCCAGGACGCGCTCGGACGTATCCGACGCCTCCTCCAAGCGTACGAAGAGCCACCACCAAGCGGCCTTGTCATCTACGCTGGTGTCGTTGATGGTGAGCTGCAGGACGCCGTCTTCGACGATCTCGACGTCCCCGTCGACGTCTCACTGTACCGCTGTGCAGCCGAATTCGAGACAGCCCCCGTCGAGCAGGCGCTCACCCCGTCAGAGGTGTACGGTCTGGTCGTCCTCGAACGGGGCCGTGCTGCCCTCGGTCGCCTCGCCGGCGAACGCATCGTTTCCAGCCGGACCTTCGAGAGCCAAGTGATGGGAAAATCCCGTGCTGGCGGTCAGAGTGCGCAGCGATTCGAACGCGAGCGCGACCGCCAGAAACACGAGTTCTTCGAGCAGGTCGCCGACGCTGCCGAGCAGACGTTCCTCGATGAGCCCACTGTCGATGGCGTCATCCTCGGCGGGACGACAATCACCGTCGACGAGTTCCAGCAGGGTGACTATCTCCACCACGAGTTGCGGGACCACATACTAGGCGTCTATCCGATTGAGTACGCGACCAAGCAGGGTCTCTCGCAGCTCGTAGAGCGTGCCGAGGACGTACTGTCTGATGCTGAGCGCCGACGGGAGCGGGAATCCCTCGATCGGTTCTTCACGGCGCTGGGACAGGGTGGAGATGTCGCCTACGGAGCTGATGAAACGCGAACCGCCCTCGACTATGGAGCGGTCGACGTCCTTCTCGTTTCCGACGCACGGCCACCAGCGGAGATTCGTGAACTGGAGGAAGCGACGACCGACCAAGGCGGTGAGTGTCTCGTTGTGTCGACTGACACAGATCGAGGTGCTCAGTTCGATACTGCATTCGGGGGCCTTGGAGCGCTCCTCCGGTTCCGTATTAACTAA